Genomic segment of Rana temporaria chromosome 12, aRanTem1.1, whole genome shotgun sequence:
GCCAGCCCACCTCTGGAATGGACACCCAGACAGGTAGGTGGGAAAAGAAGGAATAATGGCCCCTGAGGTTCTAGGTACATCACACCTAGGGTCCTTCAGTACTCAGGAAGGAAAAGGGGATACCCCCCAGGAAGGAAAAGGGGATACCCCCCAGGAAGGACAAGATCATCCTACTGGGCCCAGAGGCTTCCCAGGCATGCGGCCCAGCTCCCAGGGGGAGACCTCCAGCCCCAGACCTTAGGTCTATAATAACAAACGGTTTTGctgtggggaaacacaatcaaaaacggaggagcacagggaggggcggggtttttaacctcttgatTGATTGCGTTTCCGctcaggtggagccagtcatctctcattgtgccgtcctggaagacgacttgagaaagggGGattttgatgtgaaggggggactgagGATGCTGATGTAAGAACAGGATTGGGGTATCCAGAAGGCTTGATTCAGATCTGTGCATGCttgtttttcttaaccacttgccgcccgccaatgacaaattgatggcggcaaagtggttgtagaattctgactggacgtcatatgacgtcctcaggtttctgagccgctgcgcgcccctgggggcacgcatcgcgacgatcgttgttgcagggtgtcagtctgacaccccgcaacaccgatcaaggtaaagagtctctcacagagactctttaccacgtgatcagccgtgtccaatcacggctgatcacgatgaaaACAGGAAAAGACGGTAATCAGCTTTtctttactcgcgtctgtcagacgcgagtagaggagagccaatcgtctgctcctgtgacaggggggggggggtttgtgctgatcgattatcagcacagcccccccctgaggatgcccactggaccaccaggaattaaaaaaataaaggtatgccaccctagaccaccagggatgaggacacaaaagatggatgccaatcagtgcagcaatGGATGCggttcagtgccgcaatggatgccaatcagtgcccacaatgggcatcactgattggcaggcattgtttggcactgattggcatccattagtaaaacACTTTCaatagtgcccatccatgccacctatcagtgcccatccgtgccgcctatccgtgccgcctatcagtgcccagccgtgccgcctatctgtgcccatctgtgccacctatccatgcccatctgtgccgcctatccaagcccatccctgccgcctatccgtgccgcctataagtgcccatccgtgcccatcaatgccaccacaccagtgccacctcatcggtgcccatcagttctgccttatcagtgcccgtcagtgcagtaccatcagtgcccatcagtgaaggagaaaacgtgcttatttacaatgttttataatagaaaaaaaaaaacgtttctttttcaaaattttcgtcatttttttttttttttttgcagaaaataaatatcccagaggtgataaaataccaccaaaagaaagctctatttgtgggtacaaaatgataaaaatttagtttgggtacagtgtagcatgaacgcgcaattgtcattcaaattgcaacagtgctgaaagctaaaaattggtctgggcgggaagatgtataagtgccctgtattgaagtggttaaatagcaaatttttacttttttattttagcacATACAATGAAATATCCACCAGTGCTATATGCTGGTCTTTACTGTCTGGATAACACGGCTAAATCTCTACCCCTTGGATTGTGGCCTCTTGATATTTACAGTAAGATTTTTCCATTATTTCCACACTGAATTTATTGTATCAGTAAGACCTATAATTGTCAAGAAAATGTTTATACTGTGAAAGCTGTTAATGGATAAGTATTTACAAACACCTCTAAGAACACACTGGACCCCTACTAAGTTTACTGTTCAGCACTTATCTTCTGCACACACCACCCAGCAGGATCTTGTCTCCAGAAGGGTCTGACGAGATGGAATGCACAATTAATGATCCCATCACTAATTACCTGTGAAACTAGGGGGTGGTTGCTTGCACATAAGCACAGTTTCCTGAGCATTATGCTAGTGTCTACAGTTTTTTTATGCACTCATAATGACCCCTTGTTCACTCAAATGTAACCTGCCATATACCCCAtgtaactagggttgccacctcatccctttaaaaaggaacacatctgaattacacaggttctgtggctgattaaggtggtaattaaactcacttggtgccttatctgcattaaattagcctcagaacctgtgtaattcagatgtgttcctttttaaagggatgaggtggcaaccctagtcgctgtagatctgagggggacatgcaaggaaaataaaaaacagcatttttgcttgcacatgattgaatgataaaatcagcagagcttcccctcatttcagatcttccgctcagatctaaagcaactgcacttccaagtgcacttgtagtgcaaagtggatttgcccttagtaaatcaaccccattgggtGTCACAAGGCATCAATGACTGCAGGCagcattattttttacattgacacccgcagtggtTTGCAGATCTCAGTGTGAACCACTGTGCGATTCAGGTATGATGCAGGAACTGTATTCGCAGGGTTCTCgcatcacactagtgtgaactggGCCTGCAGTTGGAAGGAGGTGAAAATGCCTATTTTTAATGCCTGTATGAAACAGCCATTACTGGTAACTTTATTTAGCTGAAatgccctttgtttttttttatacatcttgTGGTCTCAAGCGTTAATATCTTCACGCCGCTTGTCTTTGTGAGTTTTACTTCCCATTCTACAACTGAAGCACATTAGGCTGTTATTGTTCATTCTGTAGAAATCTTtatagtaacaaataaataaaatcatttaACAGGAATTTGGGACCTTTGTGTAACAGCTGTGGCAGGTGTGAGTCTTGAGTAGACTGACCTATTTTAGTTAGGGAAATGTAATTAATGAtggcaatttgttttgtttttttctggaattTATATGTACGTTTTCAagtaaaaaagctgtttgattGTTCAACATATACATGTGGTCTTTCGAAGGGTTACATCTgtggcaggacactctctacatgttagagacttcaaggaggtgtgaattactgggtgtgccacaattcatactgggaaatgtagttcttacatgaacgaacgatgcaaaccaggaagtgaatgagagaacagaaactagaatgccagaggtgatatagatgaaggaatttaataggtatttactcgttttttaacagaatcattacactattctgtctgtctaccttgcagccattaattttaggcaaattttttttttcctttagtgaccctttaaagttgtGCCATCACAACTGCCCATTTTTTGCTTGTATAATGTATTAATTTCCCATTTATTTCCTACATATTGTAACAATTCCCCTGTTGCCCACATATTGTCAGAATTGCCTGCATATTCTTACCAATGCCCATTTCATACCAATGCATTGTAACAAATTCCAGATTGATGTGTCACACCTGCCTGTATGTAGCTCACACAATTTTAACTGCTCATTTTTTGCCAGTGTATGGTTCACAATGCATATTTGCTCCCTGTGTATTGTTTAACTCAGCAAGTTATAAGCTAACTCTCTAAAGTTGTGTTCAGAATGAGAACTGGTGTAAGTCATTAACCACACCTAAAAAACACAGAACCTTATTTGTGGATTCAATGATCCACTAGCCATTAATCAAAGAATATCACATGTTTAATTATATAGCACATTTAAATAGAGGTAAgcattaaaagaaaaacatgCACCACCCCCATTGAGGTACAGTTCTGCCCTACTTGTGACACAATTAGTAATAGAATTTTCTATAACATCCAActctttgttaaataaaaaatgtatcacagCATGAAATAATAGATGACTGCAAATACAAGCATCTAGTTCCCAACCCAGAATAACTGAAAATTAGAGTCTTCGGACAGATGTATTGATAAACCCTATATAACTGCAGGAGATGCATATAATGTGTCATAAAACATCTGTGGTAGGGTATCCAGAAGGAGAATGCAAGGGTCATAAGCGGTAGGTATCTTGCAAAAAGTGTCTTACTGCAACTCCAAATGTGCCACTTGGTGCAGGTTTGGACATGGCAGACATACAGCACCTGTCCCACAAAATTTTAACAACTACCCATTTTTTGCCAGTGTATGGTCACAATTGCCCATTTGCCCCAAATGCATTGTAACAATTACTCATTTGTTGCCCATGTATTTTAACATTGCCTGTTTGTAGCCCAAATACTGTCAcaattttccatttgttgccaaCATAATATCTTGATTACTTTTTTTGCCAACGTGTTGTAACAATTGTCTGTTTCTTGCCCACATTTTTTCACAATTACCAATTATTTGCTTGTGTTATGTCACGATTGCCCATTTTTAGCCAGTGTATTGTAATCTGTCTTTTGCTGTGTGCATTTTACAATGTATAAAGATTGCAACATTTTTGGCAGTGTTTTGCAATGATTGCCTATTTATTGCCCATGTATAGCAATGGCTGTCTGTTTGCTGCCCACTTATTATCATAATTGCCTGTAGCTGCCTGCATTGTTTACCCATTTTGTGTCCATGTGTTGTAATAAGTGCCATTTTTTTTGCTTCTGTGTTGATTGTGATTGCTGTTTTTGCTACCTGAGGAATACCAAAATTGACCTCTTACTGTCCTCATATATTCATAATTGCCCACATATTGAAACAATTGTCCATTTGCTGCCTGCATATTATTGTTATTGCCTGTTGCCACTTGAATGCATATTTGTTGCATGTGTGTTGTTATGAATGCCCATTCCTTACCTGTTTATTTACTCAATTATTTGAGTATGTAGCAATTACTCATTTTATGCTCATGTATTGTAAGGTTTTTCTGTATGTTGCTCCCATATTGCCTGTTTGTTGCTCACACGTTGTAAGAATTGCTTATTCCTTGCCCATGTATTCTTATAATTGCCATATTTTGTCTACATTTTGTTAAGTCAGAGTTGTTTCATTAGAGGACCAAATTTAATCCTCTCTAGGTCTTACACTCTCAAACCACTATAATTCCCGCTTGCGCTACTGTTAAACCCTAACATTCGTCAAGGTACACTGTTTACCTATTAATTGCTAGTGCTTGCAAAGACACATGCAAAGTTCACCTACTAAATTGCAATCGTTCTATTTATTATGTTAATGTAGTCAGGCTTTATATCCTGTACAgtgtgcctcttttttttttacatttctatcaGCTGAATGCtgcaaaaatagagaaaaaaaactgtGAGGTTCGCACATAGCATATTTAGATCACAGCTTTTACACACAAGCTCCCCCGCAGGGTGTTGGAGATCTGGCCAGCTGCAActctgtctatttttttttaaatggttaataaaaagtaaaaaatcaaaTATTCATTACTGACTGCATTGTAATATTACATTAGGGTGGCTCAGTTAGGCTTTaggtacataatttttttttcaagcaaattTTGACAAAGCATGCCATATTGGGAAATTAGAGGCTAGTTTCAACAACATTTCAGAGAAGGAATTTGCTTCATTCCTAGTCTACTAATTAATCTTGTAATACTAGACTCAGGAACAGATATGactattttgtttttgtatggcAAATTGGAAACTATTGGCAATTATCTGCAGATATTTTATAACAAAATCCGGTCTTGTATGGTTATCCTTACTCTCCATATTTCAGTTAACAACATTGATAACAAATGAAAACTTGCGTTTGCACTGCAGTAAAATCCGGAGAGCATGCTGTTAAGTAAGCCCACCGGGGCTAGTCTCAGCTTTTGTCTTGAACGTGCAAGCAGTACAGCAAATCCCCATTTATATGGGTGTGAGTGACGCTAATAAATGCCCTGCAGGTTGCTATGTAATTAGGTTTGTTTTACTGTATGTTAGGAGATTGTCTTGGGTTTTGGAAGAGGGGTGGGGGGTAATGGTTAGGTTAAGCTGATAAATACTGATTGCCCCATTATGTTAGTAAACAGATAACAAATTGCATGGTGAGTGGGGAAGGACCCCACACCAAGTATATATTGCAGAGCACTATCAGCTGTGTGTCGTATTGTCACCATGAATCTACTGGGGTCTCTTCTGTTGCTACTCTTGCCTTCCGTGGATTGCTACATCTGGGCCTGGATGTTATCCATGCCTTATAACAACCCTGAAGATTCTGCTGGACTTGTAAGGAGCGCTACCTCCAAAGTGACTACAGTAAGTAACCTTTCCTTTAAAATATGTCTGCACCTTGAATTAGAATATGTGGCATGTCACTCATTGCTAGAAagactattttatttattttttggaagatACCGAATGAGAATGTGAAGCTTATGTAGTGTGTGTTGAGCCTTATGTTCTCATATTTGGTAAAAGCATACCTTTCTCAAAGACAGTAGCAGTCTTATTCAGTAAAGAGTCCTTGgggcaaatcctcaaaaaaactgcctaacttaacttttagcagttaagttacactggcggaaaatttctacctaagtgcccgatccacaaagcacttacctagaaattttcggctgtgtaacctaagtgcctccgtcgcaaggcggtcttctcatccagggggtgatgacaatttaaatgaggcgcgctcccgcgccggacgttctgcgcatgcgtgtgacgtcatttttcccgacgggcagcgtgcgaaattacgttacgtcgggctttgtggattgcgacgggacaataaagttgcgtcgggaaaaaaaaaatttacgcggcgaaaaataaaatttgaaatttaaaaaaaaacgcggcgatcgaaaaaaaggtatgtttttacaaggtgttactagtttacaccttgtaaaagcatccctaattttacgcatgcaaaacgtaacttgcgcagaaaacacaaagctaaaaagctttgtggatctgcctaagtcctcatttgcatacgcaaagtggcatttcgactcgaaatgcccccagcggcggatgcggcactgcatcctaagatccgacagtgtaagtctcttacagatgtcggatcttctgcctatctttggaaaactgattctgaggatcagttccaaagataggcacagggatacgcaggctgaacagcagttccgcctgcgtatcccttttgaggatttggccccttatTCTTAGAGGCTACTTCTTTGTGCATCATTCATAATTCACCCAGTAAAGGTCTAACTAAAGAAAAATGAATTCTGATTAATAAGGGTTATttcctttaatgccgcgtacacacgatcggatcatctggtgaaaacggtccgacggaccgttttcatcagacgaaccgatcgtgtgtgggccccattgttttttttcccattggtgaaaaaacgtagaacctgttttaaaattatctgatggttaaaaaaaaacgatagaaaaaaacgatcgtctgtggggaattccatcggttaaaaatcaacgcatgctcagaatcgacgcatgctcggaagcattgaacttcatttttctcagcacatcgttgtgttttaggtcaccgcgttctgacgttTTTATTTATATCGGGTAACCAGTCCACAGGAACCACATAACATAGAACAAAATAACACAATAGTTTACAACTCAAGGCACATGTGCAGAGCATACAGAGTATCAATGACAACGTTGCATAAAACTATTTCAGGTATACGTAAACTGGGGGTACATAGCAAACATGTTGGGGCGATGGCGTAAATTTCCCCCATTGTCAGGGCCCGGAAGAGGATAGTGTAAATCCATCTCTCCGGGAGTACCATGCCACTCTGTCGTCCGAGTTGGGGTAACATGGCCCGAGGGGTCCGGCAACCCGTTTTTTCCCAAAGCATAGAACAAATTCGGAACAAAGAAAAGGTGGAGAAAGAGTGCACCCGTGGGCACATAGAGCTCAGTAGAGCAAGGGGGAAGAGGtaacaaacgtttttttaactgatggtgtgtaggcacgactgatgaaagtcagcttaatcggatatctgatgaaaaaatccatcagtccgttttcatcggatgaaccgatcgtgtgtacagggcatacgagttaccacttaaaggggttataaaggtaaaaaaaaaatccctaaatagcttcctttaccttattgcagtcctcctctacttacctcatcctttgattttgcgtttaaatgtccttatttcttctgagaaatactcacttcctgttcttctgtctgtaactacacactgtaatgtgaggctttctccctggtgtgaagaaagcctctttgcagatagagaaaggggatgtgtgttagtgggcgtcctgacactcctgctcgccccatcCGCCCTCAaggggctttcttcacaccagggagaaagcctcacattacggtgtgcagttacagaagaacaggaagtgaggattgctcagaagaaataaggacatttaaaagcaagattgaaggattaggtaagtgaaggaggactgcactaaggtaaaggaagctatttagggggaaaaaaaatattatctttacaacccctttaaagtggaggttcaccctaaaacaattatctaacattacatccagcatactaacgacatgtacagtatgctggtatttttttttttctctccatgcATACCGTTCAATTGTTATTTTCgccctggcttccgggttctgattcccgtgggactgggcgttcctattgagagcttagatgattgacgtctcgtgaaaaacttcccatggcgcataaggcgcgtcaccagttttccgtaaatagccgacctgcatgtagagctgactgcgcaggcgccatatagagccgactcgcaggtcggctatttacggaaaactggtgacgcgctttatgcgccaTGGAAAGTTTTTCACCAGATGTTAATCATCTAAGCTCTCagtaggaacgtccagtcccgcgggaatcagaacccggaaccTGGtgcgaaaataacaattaaacggtattgtacagagaaaaaaataccagcatactgtacatgtcgttagtatgctggatgtaatgttagataattgttttagggtgaacctccatttTAAGATTGAGTACTCTTTATTTCATAAAGTCATGAATATTAGTCTCTTGGTTTAATCATAATGAGTGGCTGGTGGGCAATATTGTATTTACAAGATTTCCCTTTTTCTTCTCAACAGACAAGGATAGCATTAGAGCTGCATAAATAGGCTTCCTGGGCTGTGCACCCATGCATGAATATGCAAAAATTTAGGTTCAGTTCATACTTGGTtacatcttttttcatttttcagagtCAGAGATATAGACAATCAGCCTTCATAGAAGCTGAGTATTGTTAATAGAATATGGGGCTATGACACAGCTTTGAGTAAGCAAACTTGCAcactaaaaatataatatattaacaGGGCCTGCGATCCCCCAGCAGCCTCAAGCTGAACATacatggttgaacaaaaaaaaacggtacCTCCAATATACACAAAAGAGGTGGAAGGTGGAATCCTCTGTAGGggttttgtattctgacagctgcaccAACTGCTGTCATAATATACTGATCAATGGCTGCAGCTGATTGGTACATTTCTGACATGTCCCTTGAACAGAATTTACAAAAAATTCTATCAGTTCACacacttagcctaggttcacactgctgcgaattcaaaattgcggtaaaatgcgcgattttaccgcgatttgccacgatttcggccgcaatttaatgtaaatcgcggcccgaaatcgcaaaaagtagtacaggaactactttttgaaatcgcagatgcggcgtcgcactgattaggacagtgccattgccgacaattgccgccgatttgagatgcgatttgacatgtcaaatcgcatctcaaatcgttccaaatcgtacccagtgtgaaccagggctaaatgaaaTTTGGACTGTCCTGGCTAGACCAGCTGTATCTTGATAACTTTATGAACAGCTTTAAATAGGAAGTTTtggtttccgaaaaaaaaaaaatatatatatatatactcacctaggtgaatACAGCATCAAtcagatgctgcatctgtcccctgtcgcttctaaggccccatacacactattaactattctgcagatttttgtcttcagatttaccaaaaccatgtagtgcaagggcctgcttgattgcatacacaattaaactcttaaggtttgacctcatattatatggttttggtaaatctgaagacaaaaatctgcagaaaatctattattgtgtgtatggggtatggcgtacacatgaccatttttcgggttgtaaaaaacgaagttttttttaaaaagtcatttaaaacgatcatgtgtgggcttcagagcatttttcgggttatgaaaaactgacaatttttttttcgaacatgctctattttttcacaacgttttaaacaatgttgtttttcgggttgtaaatggtcgtgtgtgggctttaacgacgtgaaaaacctgcgcatgctcagaagcaagttatgagacgggagcgctcgttctggtaaaactaccatttgtaatggagtaagcacattcatcacgctgttacagacagaaaagcgcgaatcgtcttttactaacacaaaatcagctaaagcagccccaagggtggcgccatgcgcatggaacttcccttttatagtgccgtcgtacgcgttgtaagtcaccacactttgctagagcattttttttttttcacgatcgtgtgtgggcaacaacGTTTTAataatcaagttgaaaaaaaactttgttttttctagagcctgaaaatcgTTGTTTtcttagaacccgaaaaattatcgcgtgtacgcggcataagaactatGCAATCAAAGACTACTGATTGTTCAATTCTCAGTTTTCACTGAGCAGAGAGACAGTCACTGGGTCACTGCTCTACTCTTCCAGGGctaactggagtgctgggctatcGAAGGGAGCAGGAGTGGGTGACTCAGTTTCCCagaggctcactgagaggctgatccagctgccagtccaggcatctgggtggatcctgactgtaaggctgggttcacacctatgcgaattgaatgtgtcttacaccgcatccaattcgcaggaaATTTTAAAATCTGTTCATTTGAaggaggctggttcacatatgtgcgtttcATTCGCACTCCGTATTGCACAAAAAACGTGTGTGTCTGATTTGCAGATGTGTTCCATTGTGAACAAtaattctctccccctcctcactataactccccctctccctgctcagcTGATCCGCAGATACAGAGGAATTGCTGAACAGCTGCTTTTGTAATTCGCTCTGTAATTAGAGCTGTAATTCGCACCTCAAGCCTGGACCTGTTAAGTGacgtcagcagacagcgggctttaACCTGCCAttggctgaaaatgggtcacaggagtgcagaaggaACTGCAGTCCTGTGACCTACAGGAGAAGTGTTGTCAAGATAGTTTTGGCCATACTTATGCTAGCCTTACATGTAGCGATAAACTGTCAGTCATAGATTTGATTGTTTCAAtcgtttagaaaaaaaataattatacttcATTTATCACAGTACTATTCATTCATTTTCTATGGAAATTAAAGCAGCTTTtagattctgattttttttttttatttggaataaTTGTTATACACTTATTGTAATATTACATGTTGACCAGCCCCGtattacatttaaagtggagtttccatccccaattttttttttcattattgtgctcattagacctaaaaaagaaaaaaaaaaaacattttttttgctcacaTGGAAATGCCTGTTTCTATgttgaaatctgcctttggaatcacctaggattctgacatcatctccctcggcttctcagcacgctaatgctcctgggaaatgtgtgtcatcatttcccaggatgcagtgcgcttcccCATTATAacccccatccaagacttccaggaagtaaagccccatacacactatcacttTTCCTGCagatttttctcttcaggtttaccaaaaccatctaatatgaggtcaaacctcaagagtttcaatttgtatgcaatcaggcaggcccttgcactacatggttttggtaaacctgaagagaaaaacctgcaggaaaactgatggtgtgtatggggctttagtgcttgtgggcttcacaatgcccacaagcaaaatgacaactgtGTGGACATCGTTTATAAacgatcttttttgaataactatgcgaagcggcggcggattgtaaaatagtaagtgaccggatttatattataaaaacgcaggatgaaaagacatacatttaaaaaatgctaattgtcattggaaccccgctttaaggtttaCTTTAAGGTACTTGTTATccaatatttagaaaaaaagttAGCACCTAAAAACTATTAAAGTATTTAATTATTATCTTAAAAATATTTGCTCCGTTTtgatctgttaaatataccattgaaagcattttgttaGGTAAGAGCGAAAGCAAAATTTGGATCCAAAAATCTTGGGAGCTAATAACTTTCTGTGCTTTCTACCTCTGCTGACGGTTAGCAGATGGCGTTGTTGCCAGTTCTTCCTGTGGATTGCAGAACACTTCCCCCATTTGTCATGATGTTGTTTGTTATTAGGTTTAATAGATTTATATGTAATAGATTTAAATAGATAATCCTAAAGGAAAAATAGAACTAAATGCCGCTAAACTTGTCTATAACTTTTAGGTAACATGTGATCATGACCGTGGTTGTGGGCGTGGCTTATTTTGTGACCATCACTTTGGCTTATGTGTTCCACTACGTCACGAAGGCCAGTACTGCAGGAAGGATTCCCAATGTATCCGAGGTCTGGGATGCATGTATGGGCACTGCCAACGTATTATACCAGGAGGGCATGAAGGTAAGAGCAGTCAAATTTTATGTTATGAACTGTACAGATATAGCTTATATATTTCATGATTACATATTTGCTAACCGGTTACTAACAGACACACACAAGAATCCCTTATGCTTCAATTTACGGGGAAAACCTTCTTTCCTGATTCTATCCTGAAGCCCAAATACAACTGGATATtatatagatcaggggtctccaagctttctaaacagggggccaatttactgtcctgCAGACTTTAG
This window contains:
- the LOC120918275 gene encoding dickkopf-related protein 3-like, coding for MNLLGSLLLLLLPSVDCYIWAWMLSMPYNNPEDSAGLVRSATSKVTTVTCDHDRGCGRGLFCDHHFGLCVPLRHEGQYCRKDSQCIRGLGCMYGHCQRIIPGGHEGSRCRQDKDCLPSMCCARHHGEMICKRKLSAGSKCYVPEGGLAFSINQLCPCEEGLVCSSPQPPREKEFIYSPILDWKCASPSL